TTCCCTTCTGGATCGCCGCCGGCTTTTCCGGCGCCTTTATGCGGTTTCTCTCCCGCTTCCGCCGCCATCTCGGCACGGTTGAGAAGGTTATGGGCGCGCTTTTGGTGCTGACCGGTCTCGCTTTCATCTTCGGCTATGTCAGCGGTATGGCGATCTGGTTTCAGCAGACCTTTCCAATCCTGATGAAAATCGGCTAAGCCGGGCGATACCTTTCGCCTTCATTTTCCCCGGCAAATGGAACATGCCCGATGGCTGACCCCCATGGCTGATATTGTTAATCTGCTGCTGCCATTTTTCGGCCTGATCCTGATCGGTTATGTCGCCGCACGTGTTACAAAGCAGCCGGCAGAAGCGCTCGGCTGGCTGAATACGTTCATCATCTACGCGGCATTGCCGGCGCTGTTCTTCAAGCTCGTTTCGCAGACGCCGATCGAGCAGCTGACTCGGATAGACTTCATCGCCACCGATATCGCTGCGACCTATTCGATTTTCCTGCTCCTGTTCCTGATCGGCCGTTTCCTGCGCCGCAATTCGCTTGCCGACAGCACCATCCAGGCCTTTGCTGGCGCCTACGGCAATATCGGCTATATGGGACCGGGCCTTGCGCTGCTGGCGCTTGGCGAAAAGGCGGCTGTTCCGGTAGCGCTGATCGTATGCTTTGAAAACGCACTGCATTTCATCGTCGCGCCCGCCCTGATGGCGCTGGAAGGCGGCGATAAGCGCTCGCCATGGCGCGTTGCCGCCGATATCGCCCGGAAGGTGCTGCTGCACCCTTTCATCCTGTCGACAGCGCTGGGTTTTGTCGTAGCTGCGTTATCGCTGCATCAACCGATCGCCTTCGAGCGATTTGTCAATTATCTCGCGCAAGCGGCTGCGCCTTGTGCCCTATTCGCCATGGGAGTAACGCTCGCGCTGCGTCCGCTGAGGCGGGTTCCAGTCGAGATCGGCTATATCGTCCCGGCAAAGCTCATCCTGCATCCATTGGTCGTCTATGTCGTTCTGAAAGCTGTCGGCGGCTTTGATCCGATCTGGATCGAGGCGGCCGTATTGCTGGCGGCGTTGCCGACGGCAACGAACGTCTTCGTCATCGGCCAGCAATATGGTGTCTGGCAGGAGAGGGCCTCCGCCACCATCCTGGTCACCACGGCCTGTTCCGTGGTGACGGTTTCGCTGGTGCTCTATCTGATAAAGTCCGGCACCTTACCGGCGCAGCTTTTCACGTAATGCCGACGAAAAATTTCGCAGGCCGCCACCCGGCTCGATACCCTCGCGCATGACGATGTTGCGGAGCGGAGCGATGGCCGAAAGCACATGCAGGCCTGCCGCGCGCAGCATCTGTACCGGCAGGAAGTCCGACAGCAGTGAACGGTTGAGAAGATCGACGCTTGCCGTGCGGCTGATGATATCAGCACGTCTCTTGCGGTCGAAACTGTCGCCCGCTGCTACAGGGATCGGCAAGTCGGCGCGCGAGCAGAGAATGTCCGACAACGCCAATATATCGCGAAGGCTGAGATTGAGGCCTTGCGCGCCGATTGGGGGGAAGACATGGGCTGCTTCGCCGATCAGCGCGGCGCGGCCCTTGCCGAAGCGATAGGCTGTCATGCCTGAAAGGGGCCAGACCTGCACGCTGTCCTCGATCGTGACCTGGCCGAGCATCGATTGCATCCGCTCCTCGACCAGCCGGCCGAGTTCTTCGAGCGACTTCTCCGCATTGGCTGCCGCTTCTGCCGGCTTCTGAACCCAGACGAGGCTGGAGCGCCGGCCGGGCAGAGGCACCTGCGTAAAGGGGCCGCTTTCGGTATGGAATTCGCTAGAGATGTTCTGATGCGGCAGGCTATGCGAAAAATTCAGAACCATCGCCGATTGCGGATAGGACCAGCCCTTGGTCTTGATTCCGAGCGTCTCTCGCACCATCGAATTGCGGCCGTCCGCGCCGACGACGAATGCCGCATCGATCGAATCGCCATTGTCGAGGGTGATCGATACGCCATCATCGCCGAAGGTGATATCGGAAGCCGTGGCTGCGATGCGGCTGATATTGCCTTCCGCATCGATCGCTTCGCTGAGATTGTCGAGCAACACGGCATTCGGAATATTGTAGCCGAAGGCATCCAGGCCGATTTCGGACGATCGGAACGAGACGGTCGGCGCCCGCAATAGTCGCGATGTGCCGTCTATGATGCGCATCGTCGTCAGCGGCGCGGCCGAAGGTACGATCCTGTCC
The Rhizobium sp. 11515TR DNA segment above includes these coding regions:
- a CDS encoding AEC family transporter: MADIVNLLLPFFGLILIGYVAARVTKQPAEALGWLNTFIIYAALPALFFKLVSQTPIEQLTRIDFIATDIAATYSIFLLLFLIGRFLRRNSLADSTIQAFAGAYGNIGYMGPGLALLALGEKAAVPVALIVCFENALHFIVAPALMALEGGDKRSPWRVAADIARKVLLHPFILSTALGFVVAALSLHQPIAFERFVNYLAQAAAPCALFAMGVTLALRPLRRVPVEIGYIVPAKLILHPLVVYVVLKAVGGFDPIWIEAAVLLAALPTATNVFVIGQQYGVWQERASATILVTTACSVVTVSLVLYLIKSGTLPAQLFT
- a CDS encoding UbiH/UbiF family hydroxylase, with protein sequence MKQIEVAVIGGGLAGMITAFALARGGRSVALVAAPHNKADKRTTALMDQSIRFLERLTLWDRIVPSAAPLTTMRIIDGTSRLLRAPTVSFRSSEIGLDAFGYNIPNAVLLDNLSEAIDAEGNISRIAATASDITFGDDGVSITLDNGDSIDAAFVVGADGRNSMVRETLGIKTKGWSYPQSAMVLNFSHSLPHQNISSEFHTESGPFTQVPLPGRRSSLVWVQKPAEAAANAEKSLEELGRLVEERMQSMLGQVTIEDSVQVWPLSGMTAYRFGKGRAALIGEAAHVFPPIGAQGLNLSLRDILALSDILCSRADLPIPVAAGDSFDRKRRADIISRTASVDLLNRSLLSDFLPVQMLRAAGLHVLSAIAPLRNIVMREGIEPGGGLRNFSSALREKLRR